The Scomber scombrus chromosome 5, fScoSco1.1, whole genome shotgun sequence genome window below encodes:
- the LOC133980604 gene encoding succinate receptor 1-like codes for MHQYQQHPVFTVFSVQIVAAPAIGHTPYSIHTTGNYNYYSMLALTFISSHSSVVLLSPPPLPTLQVSNCTVIDDVLEKYYLSPSYAIEFAIGFPGNLLVVLGYIFCLTEWQSCNIYIFSLAISDLIFLCTLPRLSCLYATSEKETSTYACIINRYILHVNLYSSILFMVWLSMDRFLLIKYPTRNHFLLRPQTALIVTGLSWLAVNVEVIPMIVLMIQDMQNGNFTRCKDFASLNGSIDALGYSLGLTLTGYILPLLGLCVFSHHIACLLHAQERTLQHRTISFKRPLRVVTSAAAMFLILYTPYHVMRNVRIASRQPWSGLDLCPRMYIEALYILTRPLAFLHSVINPVFYFLMGDKFRELLIAKLRKLVRQTEHNRDPA; via the exons ATGCACCAGTACCAGCAGCACCCAGTGTTTACTGTTTTCAGTGTACAGATAGTGGCTGCACCTGCCATTGGTCATACTCCCTACAGTATTCACACTACCGGCAACTACAACTACTACAGCATG ttagCCCTAACTTTCATTTCTTCCCATTCTTCTGTCGTCCTCttgtctcctcctcccctcccaaCTCTACAGGTGTCCAATTGTACAGTGATAGATGACGTGCTTGAGAAGTACTACCTATCACCGTCTTATGCTATAGAGTTCGCCATTGGTTTCCCTGGCAACTTACTGGTTGTACTTGGCTACATATTTTGTTTGACTGAGTGGCAGAGCTGCAATATTTACATCTTCAGCCTGGCAATCTCCGACCTTATTTTCCTCTGCACACTGCCACGCCTCTCCTGCCTCTATGCAACTTCCGAAAAAGAAACCAGTACCTATGCCTGCATTATCAACCGCTATATCCTACATGTCAATCTCTACTCTTCCATCCTTTTTATGGTCTGGCTTAGCATGGACCGCTTCTTGCTCATAAAATATCCAACACGGAACCACTTCCTGCTAAGGCCCCAGACAGCACTCATAGTGACCGGGCTCAGCTGGCTAGCTGTCAACGTGGAAGTGATTCCAATGATAGTACTGATGATTCAGGACATGCAGAATGGAAACTTCACTCGCTGCAAAGACTTTGCCAGCCTAAACGGGAGCATCGATGCATTAGGTTATAGCCTGGGGCTAACCTTGACTGGTTACATTCTCCCACTGCTTGGACTTTGTGTTTTCTCACACCATATTGCATGTTTACTCCATGCACAGGAAAGGACTCTACAGCACAGGACAATTTCGTTCAAGAGGCCTCTGAGGGTTGTTACATCAGCAGCAGCTATGTTTCTCATTCTCTACACTCCATACCACGTGATGAGAAATGTCAGAATTGCATCTCGACAGCCCTGGTCTGGGCTGGATCTTTGTCCAAGGATGTACATAGAGGCCTTGTATATCTTGACCCGACCATTGGCCTTCTTGCATAGTGTCATTAACCCTGTCTTCTATTTCCTCATGGGTGACAAGTTCAGAGAGCTTCTGATTGCTAAGCTCAGAAAGttggtcagacagacagagcacaATAGAGATCCAGCCTGA